The proteins below come from a single Isoptericola dokdonensis DS-3 genomic window:
- a CDS encoding malate dehydrogenase produces the protein MTAPVNVTVTGAAGQIGYALLFRIASGAMLGPDTPVRLRLLEIPQAVKAAEGTAMELDDCAFPLLAGVDVEDDAARAFDGTNVALLVGARPRGPGMERGDLLEANGGIFGPQGRAINAHAAGDVRVLVVGNPANTNALIAAAHAPDVPAERFTAMTRLDHNRALSQVAHKAGVPVSEVRRLAIWGNHSATQYPDLFHAEVAGAPAGVLTADTAWLSDEFVPTVAKRGAAIIDARGASSAASAANAAIDHVHDWVLGTPEGDWTSAGVVSTGEYGVPEGLVCSFPVTSSDGRWHVVEGLEIDDFSRARIDASVAELEAERDTVRELGLV, from the coding sequence ATGACTGCTCCCGTGAACGTCACCGTGACCGGCGCTGCCGGTCAGATCGGGTACGCGCTGCTGTTCCGCATCGCCTCCGGCGCCATGCTGGGGCCCGACACCCCGGTGCGGTTGCGGCTCCTCGAGATCCCGCAGGCCGTCAAGGCGGCGGAGGGCACCGCGATGGAGCTCGACGACTGCGCCTTCCCGCTGCTGGCGGGCGTCGACGTCGAGGACGACGCCGCGCGCGCCTTCGACGGCACGAACGTCGCGCTGCTCGTCGGGGCGCGGCCCCGCGGGCCGGGGATGGAGCGCGGCGACCTGCTGGAGGCCAACGGCGGGATCTTCGGCCCCCAGGGCCGGGCGATCAACGCCCACGCGGCCGGCGACGTCCGCGTCCTGGTCGTGGGCAACCCCGCCAACACCAACGCCCTCATCGCCGCGGCGCACGCCCCCGACGTCCCCGCCGAGCGGTTCACCGCGATGACCCGCCTCGACCACAACCGGGCGCTGTCCCAGGTGGCGCACAAGGCCGGGGTGCCCGTCTCCGAGGTGCGCCGGCTGGCGATCTGGGGCAACCACTCCGCGACGCAGTACCCCGACCTGTTCCACGCCGAGGTCGCCGGCGCCCCCGCGGGCGTCCTCACGGCGGACACGGCGTGGCTGAGCGACGAGTTCGTCCCGACGGTCGCCAAGCGCGGCGCGGCCATCATCGACGCCCGGGGGGCGTCGTCGGCGGCGTCCGCGGCGAACGCGGCCATCGACCACGTCCACGACTGGGTGCTCGGCACGCCGGAGGGCGACTGGACCAGCGCGGGCGTCGTCTCGACCGGCGAGTACGGCGTCCCCGAGGGCCTCGTGTGCTCGTTCCCCGTGACCTCGTCGGACGGGCGGTGGCATGTCGTGGAGGGCCTGGAGATCGACGACTTCTCCCGGGCGCGCATCGACGCCAGCGTGGCGGAGCTCGAGGCGGAGCGCGACACGGTGCGCGAGCTCGGCCTGGTCTGA
- a CDS encoding aquaporin, translating into MAEHTVTDVEVETPTPPRLFTRLAAEAFGTFVLVLGIVGTATFNAANGGSILTVALAGGIALMAAIAAVGHLSGGHFNPAVTFGLTLAGRARWADLVPYWVAQFVGAAACGALLLLIIPDSYATLVGRASAGEVLAATANGYGDLSPMFTVSQGQATFDLLPALVVEILIAAVFVGVILGVTNQRAGIAYPAVVIGLTLGALHIVSWLVTNTSFNPARSFASLVSPDAWGSGTAGSQYWLFVVAPLLGGALAALFARAFAPVPAVQAIEDPTWDAQPGTAPAAAQAATVAATATATAAAVQAETAPVVEEEVVVETVEDEPVVAEPVDEPVLPATDDVEARGDEGDVTPPAKP; encoded by the coding sequence ATGGCCGAGCACACCGTGACCGACGTCGAGGTCGAGACGCCGACACCGCCCCGCCTGTTCACCCGTCTGGCCGCCGAGGCCTTCGGCACCTTCGTGCTGGTGCTCGGCATCGTCGGGACGGCGACCTTCAACGCCGCCAACGGCGGCTCCATCCTCACCGTCGCCCTCGCGGGCGGCATCGCGCTGATGGCCGCGATCGCCGCCGTCGGGCACCTGTCCGGCGGGCACTTCAACCCGGCCGTGACGTTCGGTCTCACGCTGGCCGGCCGCGCCCGCTGGGCCGACCTCGTGCCGTACTGGGTCGCCCAGTTCGTCGGCGCCGCCGCCTGCGGCGCCCTGCTGCTGCTCATCATCCCGGACTCGTACGCCACGCTCGTCGGCCGGGCGTCGGCCGGTGAGGTGCTGGCCGCCACCGCGAACGGCTACGGCGACCTCTCGCCGATGTTCACCGTCTCCCAGGGCCAGGCCACGTTCGACCTGCTCCCCGCCCTCGTGGTGGAGATCCTCATCGCCGCGGTCTTCGTCGGCGTGATCCTCGGCGTGACCAACCAGCGCGCCGGCATCGCCTACCCGGCCGTCGTCATCGGTCTGACCCTCGGCGCGCTGCACATCGTGTCGTGGCTCGTCACCAACACGTCGTTCAACCCGGCGCGCTCCTTCGCCTCCCTCGTGTCCCCGGACGCCTGGGGCTCCGGCACGGCCGGCTCGCAGTACTGGCTGTTCGTGGTCGCGCCGCTCCTCGGTGGCGCGCTCGCCGCCCTGTTCGCCCGCGCCTTCGCCCCGGTCCCCGCGGTCCAGGCGATCGAGGACCCGACGTGGGACGCCCAGCCGGGCACCGCGCCCGCCGCCGCGCAGGCGGCCACCGTCGCCGCGACGGCCACCGCCACCGCGGCCGCCGTCCAGGCGGAGACCGCACCGGTCGTCGAGGAAGAGGTCGTCGTCGAGACGGTCGAGGACGAGCCCGTCGTGGCCGAGCCGGTCGACGAGCCCGTCCTGCCGGCCACGGACGACGTCGAGGCCCGGGGCGACGAGGGCGACGTGACGCCCCCCGCCAAGCCCTGA
- a CDS encoding NAD(P)/FAD-dependent oxidoreductase yields MSTPQAPAVDLPPLPRTVVVVGAGLAGAQTVAALRTHGYDGRVVLLGDEGVAPYDRPPLSKDLFTRPEPVWLADDLGVDVEALADEVRLGDPAVAWRPGTVTTRTGDELAADAVVLACGSRPVVPPGWGADVLHTAGDADRLRRDLRAGTRLVVVGAGWVGAEVAGVAAGAGADVTVVEAGPAPLARQLGTHVGALLAPWFADAGVRLLLDAPATRVRPDGVTLDSGEVVPADVVLAAVGARPATEWLRSTLPHDVFDAVGSLRVDAGGAVVGATGLWAVGDVAARPHPVLGRVPGGHWSSALHDPEATVRALLGLDVGPPHAPYVFSRQLGHDLALFGLPQGDPTVLRGVPGDGPWAAFWTAPDGGPDAAVPGDGAGAPNDGAPGTVRAVLLVDSPREVGPVRKAMNRPAPLVVDLDRAADPAVRLRDALAG; encoded by the coding sequence GTGAGCACCCCGCAGGCTCCTGCCGTCGACCTCCCCCCGCTCCCCCGCACCGTCGTCGTGGTCGGCGCCGGTCTCGCGGGCGCCCAGACCGTCGCGGCGCTGCGCACGCACGGCTACGACGGCCGGGTCGTCCTGCTCGGTGACGAGGGCGTGGCACCCTACGACCGTCCGCCGCTGTCCAAGGACCTGTTCACCCGGCCGGAGCCCGTGTGGCTCGCCGACGACCTCGGCGTCGACGTCGAAGCCCTCGCGGACGAGGTGCGGCTCGGCGACCCGGCGGTCGCCTGGCGGCCGGGCACCGTCACCACCCGCACCGGCGACGAGCTCGCCGCCGACGCCGTCGTCCTCGCCTGCGGCTCCCGGCCCGTCGTGCCGCCCGGCTGGGGGGCGGACGTCCTGCACACCGCCGGGGACGCCGACCGGCTGCGCCGCGACCTGCGCGCCGGCACGCGGCTCGTCGTCGTGGGGGCCGGCTGGGTCGGGGCGGAGGTGGCCGGGGTCGCGGCCGGCGCCGGGGCGGACGTCACCGTCGTCGAGGCCGGGCCCGCGCCCCTCGCGCGCCAGCTCGGGACGCACGTCGGCGCGCTGCTCGCCCCCTGGTTCGCGGACGCCGGGGTGCGGCTGCTCCTCGACGCGCCCGCGACCCGCGTCCGCCCCGACGGCGTCACCCTCGACTCCGGGGAGGTCGTCCCCGCGGACGTCGTCCTCGCCGCCGTCGGCGCACGTCCCGCCACCGAGTGGCTGCGCAGCACCCTGCCCCACGACGTGTTCGACGCCGTCGGCTCGCTCCGGGTCGACGCGGGCGGCGCCGTCGTCGGCGCGACCGGGCTGTGGGCCGTCGGTGACGTCGCGGCCCGGCCGCACCCGGTGCTCGGGCGGGTGCCCGGCGGGCACTGGTCGTCGGCGCTGCACGACCCCGAGGCCACCGTGCGGGCGCTGCTCGGCCTCGACGTCGGCCCCCCGCACGCCCCGTACGTGTTCTCCCGCCAGCTCGGCCACGACCTGGCCCTGTTCGGGCTCCCCCAGGGCGACCCGACGGTGCTGCGCGGCGTCCCCGGCGACGGCCCGTGGGCGGCGTTCTGGACCGCACCCGACGGCGGACCCGACGCAGCGGTCCCGGGCGACGGTGCGGGCGCGCCGAACGACGGCGCCCCCGGGACGGTGCGCGCCGTGCTGCTGGTCGACTCCCCGCGCGAGGTGGGCCCGGTGCGCAAGGCGATGAACCGGCCCGCGCCGCTGGTCGTCGACCTCGACCGGGCGGCCGACCCCGCCGTGCGCCTGCGCGACGCCCTCGCCGGCTGA
- a CDS encoding DUF3017 domain-containing protein: protein MVPDSPQPAAPRWHAVEVPSAPGRAAPSPVPAILVALTGILLSVVLGLTVSAQVGSLTIAATLAVAGAWRATSPTGPAGLAIRSRGLDVFLCWSAATGISVLALTAPGI, encoded by the coding sequence GTGGTCCCCGACTCCCCGCAGCCCGCCGCCCCTCGCTGGCACGCCGTCGAGGTGCCGTCCGCGCCCGGCCGTGCGGCACCGAGCCCGGTGCCGGCGATCCTGGTGGCGCTGACCGGGATCCTGCTGTCGGTGGTCCTCGGGCTGACGGTGAGCGCGCAGGTCGGGTCGCTGACGATCGCCGCCACGCTCGCGGTGGCGGGAGCCTGGCGGGCCACCTCGCCGACGGGTCCGGCCGGGCTGGCGATCCGCAGCCGGGGGCTCGACGTCTTCCTGTGCTGGTCGGCCGCCACCGGCATCTCGGTGCTCGCGCTCACCGCGCCCGGCATCTGA